A single Eulemur rufifrons isolate Redbay chromosome 9, OSU_ERuf_1, whole genome shotgun sequence DNA region contains:
- the PROCA1 gene encoding protein PROCA1 isoform X1 yields MWVRTTVTIERWTEKKTECEAKVWGEGGSRDVSRLPSWERGHLLAGVASSTDASTFSSEGDCKEIDRCCWKHKQCTGHIIYPFTSDCGHHSLHLHSVSHCDCDSRLKDCSEKTNGGSQDSGPTCSRGVTPTCFNIIPSPCLALIPEEECVERFWYGWCKSYRPISVAVIHHPLHHECGTDDLNGEEEEEEEEEEEEEEESKSPVPTQVGPTTTTTELATSTVTCAPDSAAPITIWRSESPTGKLQGNKVIKKVKKKKEKEKDKEEEMDEKAKLKKKAKKGKLVKKKSPVKSESSPPDLRRSLSPRELARMSESSPESREELESEDSYHDRGQEEHSSEDIVESSPRKKEKNPVQGKKLGAKPLQTRKVNKRKSPPASNPNLS; encoded by the exons ATGTGGGTCAGGACAACAGTAACGATCGAAAGGTGGACCGAGAAGAAGACAGAGTGCGAGGCCAAGGTCTGGGGCGAGGGCGGGAGCCGCG ATGTAAGCAGGTTACCCAGCTGGGAGAGAGGACATCTGCTGGCTGGTGTGGCGTCCAGCACTGATGCGTCTACCTTCTCCTCTGAAG GTGACTGCAAGGAGATTGACAGGTGCTGCTGGAAACATAAGCAGTGCACTGGGCACATCATCTACCCCTTCACCTCTGACTGTGGCCACCACAGCCTGCACCTACACTCTGTCAGCCACTGCGACTGTGATTCTAG GCTGAAGGACTGCTCAGAGAAGACAAATGGCGGCTCCCAAGACTCAGGCCCAACCTGCTCCCGAGGTGTAACCCCGACCTGCTTCAACATCATCCCATCCCCTTGCTTGGCGCTCATCCCGGAGGAGGAGTGTGTGGAGCGGTTCTGGTACGGCTG GTGCAAAAGCTACAGGCCTATCTCCGTGGCAGTGATCCACCATCCCCTCCACCACGAGTGTGGGACAGATGACCTaaatggggaagaggaagaggaagaggaggaggaggaggaggaggaggaggaaagcaagTCTCCTGTCCCCACCCAGGTGGGGCCCACCACCACAACCACCGAGCTAGCCACCAGCACTGTCACTTGTGCTCCTGACTCTGCAGCACCCATCACCATCTGGCGCTCTGAGAGCCCCACAGGGAAGCTCCAGGGCAACAAGGTGATcaagaaagtaaagaagaaaaaggaaaaagagaaagataaagaggAGGAGATGGATGAGAAGGCAAAGCTGAAGAAAAAAGCCAAGAAAGGCAAGTTGGTTAAGAAGAAAAGCCCAGTTAAATCAGAGTCTTCACCTCCAGACCTGAGGCGGTCATTAAGCCCGAGAGAGTTGGCCAGGATGTCCGAGTCCAGCCCAGAAAGCCGGGAAGAGCTGGAGAGTGAGGACAGTTACCATGACCGGGGGCAGGAGGAGCACTCCAGTGAGGATATTGTTGAGTCATCgcccaggaagaaagagaagaacccGGTCCAGGGCAAGAAGCTTGGGGCCAAGCCTTTGCAAACCAGGAAGGTAAACAAGAGGAAATCTCCCCCAGCGTCAAACCCCAATCTCAGTTGA
- the PROCA1 gene encoding protein PROCA1 isoform X5 gives MSITCDCKEIDRCCWKHKQCTGHIIYPFTSDCGHHSLHLHSVSHCDCDSRLKDCSEKTNGGSQDSGPTCSRGVTPTCFNIIPSPCLALIPEEECVERFWYGWCKSYRPISVAVIHHPLHHECGTDDLNGEEEEEEEEEEEEEEESKSPVPTQVGPTTTTTELATSTVTCAPDSAAPITIWRSESPTGKLQGNKVIKKVKKKKEKEKDKEEEMDEKAKLKKKAKKGKLVKKKSPVKSESSPPDLRRSLSPRELARMSESSPESREELESEDSYHDRGQEEHSSEDIVESSPRKKEKNPVQGKKLGAKPLQTRKVNKRKSPPASNPNLS, from the exons ATGAGCATCACCT GTGACTGCAAGGAGATTGACAGGTGCTGCTGGAAACATAAGCAGTGCACTGGGCACATCATCTACCCCTTCACCTCTGACTGTGGCCACCACAGCCTGCACCTACACTCTGTCAGCCACTGCGACTGTGATTCTAG GCTGAAGGACTGCTCAGAGAAGACAAATGGCGGCTCCCAAGACTCAGGCCCAACCTGCTCCCGAGGTGTAACCCCGACCTGCTTCAACATCATCCCATCCCCTTGCTTGGCGCTCATCCCGGAGGAGGAGTGTGTGGAGCGGTTCTGGTACGGCTG GTGCAAAAGCTACAGGCCTATCTCCGTGGCAGTGATCCACCATCCCCTCCACCACGAGTGTGGGACAGATGACCTaaatggggaagaggaagaggaagaggaggaggaggaggaggaggaggaggaaagcaagTCTCCTGTCCCCACCCAGGTGGGGCCCACCACCACAACCACCGAGCTAGCCACCAGCACTGTCACTTGTGCTCCTGACTCTGCAGCACCCATCACCATCTGGCGCTCTGAGAGCCCCACAGGGAAGCTCCAGGGCAACAAGGTGATcaagaaagtaaagaagaaaaaggaaaaagagaaagataaagaggAGGAGATGGATGAGAAGGCAAAGCTGAAGAAAAAAGCCAAGAAAGGCAAGTTGGTTAAGAAGAAAAGCCCAGTTAAATCAGAGTCTTCACCTCCAGACCTGAGGCGGTCATTAAGCCCGAGAGAGTTGGCCAGGATGTCCGAGTCCAGCCCAGAAAGCCGGGAAGAGCTGGAGAGTGAGGACAGTTACCATGACCGGGGGCAGGAGGAGCACTCCAGTGAGGATATTGTTGAGTCATCgcccaggaagaaagagaagaacccGGTCCAGGGCAAGAAGCTTGGGGCCAAGCCTTTGCAAACCAGGAAGGTAAACAAGAGGAAATCTCCCCCAGCGTCAAACCCCAATCTCAGTTGA
- the PROCA1 gene encoding protein PROCA1 isoform X3, whose translation MWVRTTVTIERWTEKKTECEAKVWGEGGSRGDCKEIDRCCWKHKQCTGHIIYPFTSDCGHHSLHLHSVSHCDCDSRLKDCSEKTNGGSQDSGPTCSRGVTPTCFNIIPSPCLALIPEEECVERFWYGWCKSYRPISVAVIHHPLHHECGTDDLNGEEEEEEEEEEEEEEESKSPVPTQVGPTTTTTELATSTVTCAPDSAAPITIWRSESPTGKLQGNKVIKKVKKKKEKEKDKEEEMDEKAKLKKKAKKGKLVKKKSPVKSESSPPDLRRSLSPRELARMSESSPESREELESEDSYHDRGQEEHSSEDIVESSPRKKEKNPVQGKKLGAKPLQTRKVNKRKSPPASNPNLS comes from the exons ATGTGGGTCAGGACAACAGTAACGATCGAAAGGTGGACCGAGAAGAAGACAGAGTGCGAGGCCAAGGTCTGGGGCGAGGGCGGGAGCCGCG GTGACTGCAAGGAGATTGACAGGTGCTGCTGGAAACATAAGCAGTGCACTGGGCACATCATCTACCCCTTCACCTCTGACTGTGGCCACCACAGCCTGCACCTACACTCTGTCAGCCACTGCGACTGTGATTCTAG GCTGAAGGACTGCTCAGAGAAGACAAATGGCGGCTCCCAAGACTCAGGCCCAACCTGCTCCCGAGGTGTAACCCCGACCTGCTTCAACATCATCCCATCCCCTTGCTTGGCGCTCATCCCGGAGGAGGAGTGTGTGGAGCGGTTCTGGTACGGCTG GTGCAAAAGCTACAGGCCTATCTCCGTGGCAGTGATCCACCATCCCCTCCACCACGAGTGTGGGACAGATGACCTaaatggggaagaggaagaggaagaggaggaggaggaggaggaggaggaggaaagcaagTCTCCTGTCCCCACCCAGGTGGGGCCCACCACCACAACCACCGAGCTAGCCACCAGCACTGTCACTTGTGCTCCTGACTCTGCAGCACCCATCACCATCTGGCGCTCTGAGAGCCCCACAGGGAAGCTCCAGGGCAACAAGGTGATcaagaaagtaaagaagaaaaaggaaaaagagaaagataaagaggAGGAGATGGATGAGAAGGCAAAGCTGAAGAAAAAAGCCAAGAAAGGCAAGTTGGTTAAGAAGAAAAGCCCAGTTAAATCAGAGTCTTCACCTCCAGACCTGAGGCGGTCATTAAGCCCGAGAGAGTTGGCCAGGATGTCCGAGTCCAGCCCAGAAAGCCGGGAAGAGCTGGAGAGTGAGGACAGTTACCATGACCGGGGGCAGGAGGAGCACTCCAGTGAGGATATTGTTGAGTCATCgcccaggaagaaagagaagaacccGGTCCAGGGCAAGAAGCTTGGGGCCAAGCCTTTGCAAACCAGGAAGGTAAACAAGAGGAAATCTCCCCCAGCGTCAAACCCCAATCTCAGTTGA
- the PROCA1 gene encoding protein PROCA1 isoform X4: MSITYVSRLPSWERGHLLAGVASSTDASTFSSEGDCKEIDRCCWKHKQCTGHIIYPFTSDCGHHSLHLHSVSHCDCDSRLKDCSEKTNGGSQDSGPTCSRGVTPTCFNIIPSPCLALIPEEECVERFWYGWCKSYRPISVAVIHHPLHHECGTDDLNGEEEEEEEEEEEEEEESKSPVPTQVGPTTTTTELATSTVTCAPDSAAPITIWRSESPTGKLQGNKVIKKVKKKKEKEKDKEEEMDEKAKLKKKAKKGKLVKKKSPVKSESSPPDLRRSLSPRELARMSESSPESREELESEDSYHDRGQEEHSSEDIVESSPRKKEKNPVQGKKLGAKPLQTRKVNKRKSPPASNPNLS, translated from the exons ATGAGCATCACCT ATGTAAGCAGGTTACCCAGCTGGGAGAGAGGACATCTGCTGGCTGGTGTGGCGTCCAGCACTGATGCGTCTACCTTCTCCTCTGAAG GTGACTGCAAGGAGATTGACAGGTGCTGCTGGAAACATAAGCAGTGCACTGGGCACATCATCTACCCCTTCACCTCTGACTGTGGCCACCACAGCCTGCACCTACACTCTGTCAGCCACTGCGACTGTGATTCTAG GCTGAAGGACTGCTCAGAGAAGACAAATGGCGGCTCCCAAGACTCAGGCCCAACCTGCTCCCGAGGTGTAACCCCGACCTGCTTCAACATCATCCCATCCCCTTGCTTGGCGCTCATCCCGGAGGAGGAGTGTGTGGAGCGGTTCTGGTACGGCTG GTGCAAAAGCTACAGGCCTATCTCCGTGGCAGTGATCCACCATCCCCTCCACCACGAGTGTGGGACAGATGACCTaaatggggaagaggaagaggaagaggaggaggaggaggaggaggaggaggaaagcaagTCTCCTGTCCCCACCCAGGTGGGGCCCACCACCACAACCACCGAGCTAGCCACCAGCACTGTCACTTGTGCTCCTGACTCTGCAGCACCCATCACCATCTGGCGCTCTGAGAGCCCCACAGGGAAGCTCCAGGGCAACAAGGTGATcaagaaagtaaagaagaaaaaggaaaaagagaaagataaagaggAGGAGATGGATGAGAAGGCAAAGCTGAAGAAAAAAGCCAAGAAAGGCAAGTTGGTTAAGAAGAAAAGCCCAGTTAAATCAGAGTCTTCACCTCCAGACCTGAGGCGGTCATTAAGCCCGAGAGAGTTGGCCAGGATGTCCGAGTCCAGCCCAGAAAGCCGGGAAGAGCTGGAGAGTGAGGACAGTTACCATGACCGGGGGCAGGAGGAGCACTCCAGTGAGGATATTGTTGAGTCATCgcccaggaagaaagagaagaacccGGTCCAGGGCAAGAAGCTTGGGGCCAAGCCTTTGCAAACCAGGAAGGTAAACAAGAGGAAATCTCCCCCAGCGTCAAACCCCAATCTCAGTTGA
- the PROCA1 gene encoding protein PROCA1 isoform X2 yields the protein MWVRTTVTIERWTEKKTECEAKVWGEGGSRDVSRLPSWERGHLLAGVASSTDASTFSSEGDCKEIDRCCWKHKQCTGHIIYPFTSDCGHHSLHLHSVSHCDCDSRLKDCSEKTNGGSQDSGPTCSRGVTPTCFNIIPSPCLALIPEEECVERFWCKSYRPISVAVIHHPLHHECGTDDLNGEEEEEEEEEEEEEEESKSPVPTQVGPTTTTTELATSTVTCAPDSAAPITIWRSESPTGKLQGNKVIKKVKKKKEKEKDKEEEMDEKAKLKKKAKKGKLVKKKSPVKSESSPPDLRRSLSPRELARMSESSPESREELESEDSYHDRGQEEHSSEDIVESSPRKKEKNPVQGKKLGAKPLQTRKVNKRKSPPASNPNLS from the exons ATGTGGGTCAGGACAACAGTAACGATCGAAAGGTGGACCGAGAAGAAGACAGAGTGCGAGGCCAAGGTCTGGGGCGAGGGCGGGAGCCGCG ATGTAAGCAGGTTACCCAGCTGGGAGAGAGGACATCTGCTGGCTGGTGTGGCGTCCAGCACTGATGCGTCTACCTTCTCCTCTGAAG GTGACTGCAAGGAGATTGACAGGTGCTGCTGGAAACATAAGCAGTGCACTGGGCACATCATCTACCCCTTCACCTCTGACTGTGGCCACCACAGCCTGCACCTACACTCTGTCAGCCACTGCGACTGTGATTCTAG GCTGAAGGACTGCTCAGAGAAGACAAATGGCGGCTCCCAAGACTCAGGCCCAACCTGCTCCCGAGGTGTAACCCCGACCTGCTTCAACATCATCCCATCCCCTTGCTTGGCGCTCATCCCGGAGGAGGAGTGTGTGGAGCGGTTCTG GTGCAAAAGCTACAGGCCTATCTCCGTGGCAGTGATCCACCATCCCCTCCACCACGAGTGTGGGACAGATGACCTaaatggggaagaggaagaggaagaggaggaggaggaggaggaggaggaggaaagcaagTCTCCTGTCCCCACCCAGGTGGGGCCCACCACCACAACCACCGAGCTAGCCACCAGCACTGTCACTTGTGCTCCTGACTCTGCAGCACCCATCACCATCTGGCGCTCTGAGAGCCCCACAGGGAAGCTCCAGGGCAACAAGGTGATcaagaaagtaaagaagaaaaaggaaaaagagaaagataaagaggAGGAGATGGATGAGAAGGCAAAGCTGAAGAAAAAAGCCAAGAAAGGCAAGTTGGTTAAGAAGAAAAGCCCAGTTAAATCAGAGTCTTCACCTCCAGACCTGAGGCGGTCATTAAGCCCGAGAGAGTTGGCCAGGATGTCCGAGTCCAGCCCAGAAAGCCGGGAAGAGCTGGAGAGTGAGGACAGTTACCATGACCGGGGGCAGGAGGAGCACTCCAGTGAGGATATTGTTGAGTCATCgcccaggaagaaagagaagaacccGGTCCAGGGCAAGAAGCTTGGGGCCAAGCCTTTGCAAACCAGGAAGGTAAACAAGAGGAAATCTCCCCCAGCGTCAAACCCCAATCTCAGTTGA